The proteins below come from a single Halobacillus salinarum genomic window:
- a CDS encoding flagellar hook-basal body protein produces the protein MLRGFYTAASGMMANQRRQETLSNNMSNAYTPGYKADQGTMRAFPEMLLKEIGSKQIPTANGLNLPINKTVGSLNTGVYMQETVPDFSQGDVRETGIGTDLALINGPLPDENGAVFFNVQNENGELRYTRNGNFTVDGEGFLTTNQGYYVLDANGNPVQTGGMDFNVAEDGTLTVAGRAIPLGLSYTANANQLIKNGSGLFEPGEDADALVNARTTTNVKVQQGALEGSNVDPAKTMTEMMNTYRSFEMNQRVLKAYDQSLEKAVTEIARVR, from the coding sequence TTGTTAAGAGGGTTCTATACCGCTGCGTCAGGTATGATGGCCAATCAGCGCAGACAGGAAACGTTGTCGAACAATATGTCCAATGCTTATACTCCAGGCTATAAAGCGGATCAGGGTACGATGAGGGCTTTTCCGGAAATGCTTTTGAAGGAAATCGGGTCCAAACAGATCCCGACCGCAAACGGTCTCAACCTGCCGATTAACAAGACGGTAGGATCCCTTAACACCGGTGTCTACATGCAGGAAACGGTTCCTGACTTTTCCCAGGGCGATGTCAGGGAAACAGGAATAGGAACCGATCTTGCTCTCATTAACGGTCCGTTGCCGGATGAAAATGGAGCGGTCTTTTTTAACGTTCAGAATGAAAACGGCGAGCTCCGCTATACGCGAAATGGCAACTTCACCGTTGACGGGGAAGGTTTTTTGACGACGAACCAAGGGTATTATGTTCTTGACGCCAATGGAAATCCTGTGCAGACCGGTGGCATGGATTTCAACGTCGCGGAAGACGGTACGTTAACCGTTGCCGGCCGGGCCATTCCTCTAGGGCTTTCCTACACCGCAAATGCCAATCAGCTGATCAAGAATGGCAGCGGATTGTTTGAGCCGGGTGAAGACGCGGATGCTTTAGTGAATGCCCGCACAACTACAAATGTTAAAGTGCAGCAGGGAGCCCTGGAAGGCTCGAATGTCGATCCTGCGAAAACGATGACTGAAATGATGAATACATACCGCTCGTTTGAAATGAACCAGCGCGTTTTAAAAGCGTATGACCAGAGCCTGGAAAAAGCGGTGACAGAAATAGCGAGAGTCCGCTAA
- a CDS encoding flagellar hook-basal body protein, translating to MNRSMIQASVTMGQLQNKLDLIGNNLANTNTTGYKSRQANFASLLVQQMDNLDDEKAETGRLTPDGIRVGTGAKLAHTNLDLSHGSLKQTGRELDVALMRDNDLFQLEVDGQTQYTRAGNFYLNPAENGQMELTNADGFRVLGADGEPIVFDGDMDGITIREDGAVLVTRGRQQTVEGRLGIVQAIRPRMLEADGANRFRLPEGTPAAGILEAVNQNDTQIKSRTLEDSNVDISQQMTDLLMAQRAYQFNARSISTSDQMMGLVNQLRT from the coding sequence ATTAATCGTTCGATGATTCAAGCCTCAGTCACGATGGGGCAGCTGCAAAACAAGCTCGACTTAATAGGTAATAACCTGGCCAATACGAATACAACCGGCTATAAAAGCAGACAAGCGAACTTTGCTTCCCTGCTCGTTCAGCAGATGGACAACCTTGATGATGAAAAGGCAGAGACAGGCCGCCTGACGCCGGACGGTATTCGGGTTGGGACAGGCGCGAAGCTCGCCCACACCAATCTCGATTTATCCCATGGGAGCCTGAAGCAAACCGGACGTGAGCTGGACGTTGCTCTCATGCGTGACAACGACCTGTTTCAACTGGAGGTCGACGGACAGACGCAGTACACCCGAGCGGGCAATTTTTATTTGAACCCCGCGGAAAACGGTCAGATGGAGCTGACGAATGCAGACGGCTTCAGGGTGCTTGGAGCGGACGGAGAGCCGATCGTCTTTGACGGTGATATGGACGGAATCACGATTCGGGAAGACGGGGCCGTTCTTGTGACCCGTGGCAGACAGCAGACGGTAGAAGGCCGTCTTGGCATCGTGCAGGCCATTCGTCCGCGGATGCTTGAAGCAGATGGAGCGAACCGCTTCCGTCTTCCTGAAGGCACACCAGCTGCTGGAATTCTCGAAGCGGTTAACCAGAATGACACCCAAATAAAGAGCCGGACACTCGAAGATTCTAATGTAGATATCTCTCAACAAATGACGGATCTGCTGATGGCTCAGCGCGCCTATCAATTCAATGCCCGCTCGATCTCAACGAGCGACCAGATGATGGGGCTGGTCAATCAGCTGCGAACATAA
- a CDS encoding DNA-directed RNA polymerase subunit beta → MPTQPKENENKQRRSEHKAEAKQKAKKETRKEGKKPRRRILPIWLRIIIVVLLSAVALLVGLMVGYGVIGNGNPTDALDWSTWQHIWDIVNKTD, encoded by the coding sequence ATGCCGACACAACCAAAAGAGAACGAAAACAAGCAGAGACGGAGCGAGCATAAAGCAGAGGCGAAGCAAAAAGCCAAAAAAGAAACCCGCAAAGAGGGCAAAAAGCCCCGCCGACGGATTCTTCCGATTTGGCTGCGCATCATTATTGTCGTTCTGCTCAGCGCGGTTGCCCTGCTCGTCGGGTTAATGGTCGGTTATGGCGTCATCGGCAACGGAAATCCCACAGATGCCCTCGACTGGTCAACCTGGCAGCACATATGGGACATCGTCAACAAAACGGATTAA
- a CDS encoding lmo0937 family membrane protein translates to MLWTIIIILIVLWLLGLIGGIAGNLIHILLVIALIVLIIRLVTGRGPR, encoded by the coding sequence ATGCTTTGGACTATTATCATAATCTTAATAGTGCTCTGGCTGCTAGGACTGATCGGCGGCATCGCAGGTAATTTAATTCACATACTTCTTGTCATTGCCTTAATTGTCCTAATTATACGCCTTGTAACAGGGCGCGGACCCAGGTAG
- the fabZ gene encoding 3-hydroxyacyl-ACP dehydratase FabZ yields the protein MLDIQQIKEIIPHRYPFLLIDQVEEIIEGEKAVGYKNVTANEPFFQGHFPDYPVMPGVLITEALAQMGAVAMLKKEENQGKLAFFTGIDKCRFKRQVKPGDRLKLEVEIVRVKGPMGKGKAVASVDGEVACEAEIMFALK from the coding sequence ATGTTAGACATCCAGCAAATCAAAGAAATTATTCCACACCGCTACCCATTTTTACTGATCGACCAGGTCGAAGAAATCATTGAAGGTGAAAAAGCCGTCGGCTATAAAAACGTCACTGCCAATGAACCCTTCTTCCAAGGCCACTTCCCGGATTATCCGGTGATGCCGGGCGTGTTGATCACCGAAGCGCTCGCACAGATGGGCGCTGTCGCCATGCTGAAAAAGGAAGAAAATCAAGGCAAACTCGCCTTTTTCACCGGCATCGACAAATGCCGCTTTAAGCGCCAGGTGAAGCCCGGCGACCGTCTCAAGCTCGAAGTCGAAATCGTCCGCGTCAAAGGCCCAATGGGCAAAGGCAAAGCCGTCGCAAGCGTTGACGGCGAAGTCGCCTGCGAAGCCGAGATCATGTTTGCTCTGAAATAA
- a CDS encoding YjfB family protein, translating to MDIAALSMAMSTTQLKQQSSLAIMDKAMTNAEDRGNQMVEMLEKSIPHPNLGNQIDLHG from the coding sequence TTGGATATCGCTGCCCTATCCATGGCAATGAGCACGACTCAGCTTAAGCAGCAGTCAAGTCTTGCCATTATGGATAAAGCTATGACGAATGCCGAAGACCGCGGAAACCAGATGGTGGAAATGCTCGAAAAATCCATTCCCCATCCAAATCTCGGCAACCAGATCGATCTCCACGGCTAA